One window of candidate division KSB1 bacterium genomic DNA carries:
- a CDS encoding acyl-CoA dehydrogenase family protein encodes MDYFLTEDQIALRDLARKIADEKVRPVAAKHDRDGTFPWDIVKVFADAGLFGIVIPEEYGGLGMGVFELAIVTEELSKACGGITLALAASALGTFPVLLSANDEQRKRYLPDLAAGKYLAAFGLTEPGAGSDAGSMRTRAVRDGDDYILNGSKIFITNGGVAHLYTIIAVTDPEKGSRGTSAFIVQDDYPGFKVGKHEDKMGIRASATNEIIFEDCRVPAINRIGREGEGFLVAMKTLDKSRPGVASQALGIAQGAFDLAVDYAKHRSQFGHPIISLQAIQFMLADMATAIESARALLYAASRHIDASDGKGIGIYSAMSKLLASDVAMKVTTDAVQIFGGYGYMRDYPVEKFMRDAKITQIYEGTNQIQRQVIGNAIIKG; translated from the coding sequence ATGGATTACTTCCTGACCGAAGATCAGATCGCCCTCCGCGACCTCGCCCGAAAGATCGCCGACGAAAAGGTCCGGCCCGTCGCCGCCAAGCATGACCGCGATGGGACCTTCCCCTGGGACATCGTCAAGGTCTTCGCCGACGCCGGCCTGTTCGGAATCGTCATTCCCGAGGAGTACGGCGGTCTCGGCATGGGAGTCTTCGAACTTGCGATCGTGACTGAGGAGCTGTCCAAAGCCTGCGGCGGTATCACCCTCGCGCTGGCCGCGTCGGCACTCGGCACCTTCCCCGTCCTTCTGAGCGCCAACGACGAACAGCGAAAGCGCTACTTGCCCGATCTCGCCGCCGGCAAGTACCTCGCCGCGTTCGGACTCACCGAACCCGGCGCCGGATCCGATGCCGGCTCGATGCGCACACGCGCGGTCCGCGACGGCGATGACTACATTCTCAACGGCTCCAAGATCTTCATTACCAACGGCGGCGTCGCGCATCTCTACACCATCATCGCCGTCACCGATCCCGAAAAAGGCTCGCGCGGAACCTCGGCCTTCATCGTGCAGGATGATTACCCCGGTTTCAAGGTCGGCAAGCACGAAGACAAGATGGGCATTCGCGCCTCGGCCACCAACGAAATCATCTTCGAAGATTGCCGCGTGCCCGCCATCAATCGCATCGGCCGCGAAGGCGAAGGCTTCCTCGTCGCCATGAAGACGCTCGACAAATCGCGCCCCGGCGTCGCCTCGCAGGCGCTCGGCATCGCGCAAGGCGCGTTCGATCTCGCCGTGGACTATGCGAAACATCGTTCGCAGTTCGGCCATCCGATCATCAGTTTGCAGGCGATTCAGTTCATGCTCGCCGACATGGCCACGGCCATCGAGTCCGCGCGCGCGCTGCTCTATGCCGCCTCGCGGCACATCGACGCCAGTGACGGCAAGGGCATCGGAATCTACTCCGCGATGAGCAAGCTGCTCGCCAGCGATGTCGCCATGAAGGTCACCACCGACGCCGTACAGATTTTCGGCGGCTACGGCTACATGCGCGACTATCCCGTCGAGAAATTCATGCGCGACGCCAAGATCACGCAGATCTACGAAGGTACAAATCAGATTCAGCGACAGGTCATCGGTAACGCAATCATAAAGGGCTGA